A region of Deltaproteobacteria bacterium DNA encodes the following proteins:
- a CDS encoding slipin family protein → MSGTFLFGAIFFVWFLSGVRIIMEYQRGVVFRFGRLIKIKTAGLRWIIPLVDRMRKIDLRTVTMDVPPQDVITKDNVSLKVNAVIYFRVVDPDKAVVQVEHYLFATSQLAQTTLRSVLGQHELDQLLAEREQINKRLQEILDRQTDIWGIKVSAVEVKHIDLPEEMKRAMAKQAEAERERRAKVIHADGEFQAAARLGDASDIIGSHPPALHLRYLQALTEIAAEKNSTTIFPVPMDLLDAFMKKVKS, encoded by the coding sequence ATGAGCGGCACATTTCTTTTTGGGGCGATATTCTTTGTCTGGTTTTTAAGCGGCGTCCGGATCATCATGGAATACCAGCGGGGGGTGGTCTTCCGTTTCGGCCGTTTGATTAAAATCAAGACGGCGGGCTTGAGATGGATTATTCCGCTGGTTGACCGGATGCGGAAAATCGACCTCCGCACCGTCACCATGGATGTGCCGCCGCAGGATGTCATTACCAAGGACAACGTCTCGCTTAAGGTCAACGCTGTCATCTATTTCCGGGTGGTCGATCCCGACAAGGCGGTGGTGCAGGTGGAGCATTATCTCTTTGCCACCTCCCAGCTCGCGCAAACGACGCTCCGCTCGGTTTTGGGCCAGCATGAGCTCGACCAATTGCTGGCCGAACGGGAGCAGATCAACAAACGCCTCCAGGAAATTCTTGACCGGCAGACCGATATCTGGGGAATCAAGGTTTCCGCGGTGGAGGTGAAACATATCGATCTTCCGGAGGAGATGAAGCGGGCCATGGCCAAGCAGGCCGAGGCCGAGAGAGAGCGGCGGGCGAAGGTCATTCATGCCGACGGCGAATTCCAGGCCGCCGCCCGGCTGGGAGACGCCAGCGATATTATCGGAAGCCACCCTCCCGCGTTGCATCTCCGTTATCTGCAGGCCCTAACCGAGATCGCCGCGGAAAAGAACTCGACCACCATCTTCCCCGTGCCGATGGATTTGCTGGATGCGTTTATGAAGAAGGTGAAGAGTTAA
- the ileS gene encoding isoleucine--tRNA ligase: MEYKKTLNLPKTDFPMKAELPKREPELLKKWKETGVYEKLLKKNEGKPKFILHDGPPYANGHIHFGHILNKILKDIIVKFKNMSGRFSAFIPGWDCHGLPIELGAIRELAEKEKDPKKRTDPLVRREACRQYAGAFVRAQTEEFIRLGVFGDWEHPYLTMTNRYEADIAREFVKLYLNGYVYRGKKPVFWCPSCQTALAEAEVEYENHTSPSIYVKFQLPHIDKLDLPVKNKPVFFVIWTTTPWTLPANVALAVGAKYDYVALECDAEIYLVARDLKNSFLKAIDFIGNPAELKTWTGQELSDPGLCASHPFMARDSRIVPGEHVTLESGTGVVHIAPGHGQEDYEVGQKYRLETLCPVDAQGKFTSLSDAQYEEVKKWEGLFVKKADKQIVEFLFQKKFLLNEPGQTLTHSYPHCWRCKNPIIFRATEQWFCSLSHNDLRKKALNAVNCNVKWIPNWGQDRIYGMIETRPDWCLSRQRIWGVPIIVHRCADCGENLLDQKIGEYICDVFEKKGADAWWGDDKPLLPKGVRCSCGSEKMIKEGSILDVWFDSGVSFAAVCERHPQLGPQGDLYLEGSDQHRGWFHSSLLVSLATRGGAPAREVLTHGFVVDGEGKKYSKSAKNYVPPEKVLNEMGAELLRLWVAAEDYKNDIRVSGEIMKVLAEVYRKIRNTCRFMLGNLFDFKSASHRVPPEKRTELDRFALHLLARVVQKVEKAYETYEFHVVHHTLNKFFTVDLSAIYLDILKDRLYCDRADGVLRRSAQSSLYDILTSVAPLLAPILSFTAEEIWQFIPNREKLPESVFLASWPEEHPNWIDNNLETRWERIGTIRDEALKALEQARQKKAIGHPLDARVLLAGDAETLTFLKSYEADWPQIFITSQVEIRGRLDAFQIESKAVPSLKVAVEPAEGKKCGRCWNYSVETGCNKAHPTLCGRCVEAVR, translated from the coding sequence ATGGAATACAAGAAAACTCTCAATCTTCCCAAAACTGATTTTCCCATGAAGGCGGAATTGCCGAAGCGGGAGCCGGAACTCCTTAAAAAATGGAAGGAGACCGGCGTCTACGAAAAACTTCTGAAAAAAAACGAAGGGAAACCAAAGTTCATCCTCCACGACGGCCCCCCTTATGCCAACGGCCATATCCATTTCGGCCACATTCTGAACAAGATTTTGAAGGACATCATCGTCAAATTCAAAAACATGTCGGGGCGTTTTAGCGCTTTCATCCCCGGTTGGGACTGTCATGGCCTGCCGATTGAACTGGGCGCGATCAGGGAACTTGCCGAAAAGGAAAAAGACCCGAAAAAACGGACCGATCCCCTTGTGCGCCGCGAGGCCTGCCGGCAATATGCGGGCGCCTTTGTCCGCGCCCAGACAGAAGAGTTCATCCGCCTCGGGGTTTTTGGCGACTGGGAACATCCTTATCTCACGATGACCAATCGGTACGAGGCCGACATCGCCCGCGAATTTGTGAAACTGTATCTGAACGGCTATGTCTATCGCGGCAAAAAGCCGGTCTTCTGGTGTCCCTCCTGCCAGACCGCGCTGGCCGAGGCCGAGGTGGAATATGAGAATCACACCTCTCCTTCCATCTACGTAAAATTTCAACTCCCTCACATCGATAAGCTGGATCTGCCCGTCAAGAACAAACCGGTTTTCTTTGTGATTTGGACAACCACTCCATGGACGCTCCCGGCAAACGTGGCGCTGGCTGTCGGGGCAAAGTATGACTATGTCGCCCTCGAATGCGACGCCGAAATCTATCTTGTGGCCAGGGATCTCAAAAATTCTTTTCTCAAAGCGATTGATTTTATCGGCAATCCTGCCGAATTAAAAACCTGGACCGGACAAGAACTGTCCGATCCCGGCTTGTGCGCCAGCCACCCCTTCATGGCCAGGGATTCCCGCATCGTGCCTGGGGAACATGTCACGCTGGAGTCGGGAACCGGCGTGGTGCATATCGCCCCCGGCCATGGTCAGGAGGACTATGAGGTCGGACAGAAATACCGGTTGGAAACGTTGTGCCCGGTCGATGCCCAGGGGAAATTCACCTCTCTTTCCGACGCGCAGTATGAGGAAGTCAAAAAATGGGAAGGGCTGTTCGTTAAAAAGGCGGACAAACAGATTGTCGAATTCCTCTTTCAAAAAAAATTTCTGCTGAACGAGCCGGGCCAGACCCTGACCCACAGCTATCCCCATTGCTGGCGGTGCAAAAACCCGATCATCTTCCGGGCCACCGAGCAGTGGTTCTGCTCGCTCTCCCACAACGATCTCCGCAAAAAGGCCCTGAATGCCGTCAACTGCAACGTCAAATGGATTCCCAACTGGGGGCAGGACCGGATCTACGGCATGATCGAGACGCGCCCCGACTGGTGCCTCTCGCGCCAGCGCATCTGGGGGGTGCCGATCATTGTCCACCGCTGTGCCGACTGCGGTGAAAATCTTCTGGACCAAAAAATCGGCGAATATATCTGCGACGTTTTTGAAAAAAAAGGGGCGGACGCCTGGTGGGGGGATGATAAGCCGCTTCTGCCCAAGGGAGTCCGTTGTTCCTGCGGATCGGAAAAAATGATCAAAGAAGGGAGCATTCTCGACGTCTGGTTCGACTCCGGCGTCTCGTTTGCGGCGGTCTGCGAACGGCATCCACAGCTTGGTCCCCAGGGTGATTTATACCTCGAAGGCTCCGACCAGCACCGGGGGTGGTTTCATTCGTCCCTCCTTGTTTCGCTGGCGACAAGAGGGGGGGCCCCCGCCCGCGAGGTCTTGACCCACGGATTCGTGGTGGATGGAGAAGGGAAAAAATATTCCAAATCGGCCAAAAACTATGTCCCGCCGGAAAAGGTGCTGAATGAAATGGGAGCGGAGCTTTTGCGCCTCTGGGTGGCGGCGGAGGACTACAAAAACGACATCCGCGTCTCGGGCGAGATCATGAAGGTTCTGGCGGAGGTCTACCGCAAAATCCGGAACACCTGCCGATTCATGCTGGGGAACCTTTTTGATTTCAAGTCCGCGAGCCACCGCGTACCGCCCGAAAAGAGGACGGAGCTGGACCGCTTTGCGCTTCATCTTCTGGCCAGGGTCGTTCAAAAGGTCGAGAAGGCCTATGAGACTTATGAATTCCATGTGGTTCACCACACCTTAAACAAATTTTTTACCGTCGATCTCTCGGCCATCTATCTCGATATCCTGAAGGACCGCCTCTATTGCGACCGGGCGGACGGCGTCTTGCGCCGCTCGGCGCAGAGTAGCCTCTATGACATCCTGACCTCGGTGGCCCCGCTTTTGGCCCCGATCCTTTCGTTCACCGCCGAGGAAATCTGGCAGTTTATCCCCAATCGGGAAAAACTCCCCGAATCGGTCTTTCTCGCCTCCTGGCCGGAGGAGCACCCGAACTGGATCGACAATAATCTCGAGACCCGCTGGGAGCGGATCGGCACAATCCGCGATGAGGCGCTCAAAGCCCTCGAACAGGCGCGGCAGAAAAAGGCGATCGGCCATCCCCTGGACGCCAGGGTCCTTTTGGCCGGCGATGCCGAGACTCTCACCTTTCTGAAGAGCTATGAGGCGGACTGGCCGCAGATATTCATCACCTCACAGGTGGAAATTCGCGGCCGGCTCGACGCATTTCAGATCGAAAGCAAGGCGGTCCCCTCGCTGAAGGTGGCCGTCGAACCGGCCGAAGGGAAAAAATGCGGGCGTTGTTGGAATTACTCGGTAGAGACGGGATGCAACAAAGCACATCCGACCCTCTGCGGGCGGTGCGTGGAGGCGGTGCGATGA
- the aspS gene encoding aspartate--tRNA ligase — translation MSEFITQLKRTHHCNQLAKTDVGKKVVLMGWVDTRRDHGGLIFVDLRDREGLTQIVFNPQVDAKTHELGGELRTEYCLAISGEVRARPDGMANPKLKTGEIEVVVEEFEILNRSKTPPFVLEDEINVNEETRLKYRYLDLRRTALKNNIILRSRVSQIVREYLAQNGFLEIETPFLTKSTPEGARDYLVPSRIHHGHFYALPQSPQLFKQILMVSGFERYFQIVRCFRDEDLRADRQPEFTQIDLEASFLSRDDFLSIMEGLIANVWKKVLNVEIPLPIPRLSYDECMERYGLDAPDTRFGIELKTVTPIFQNSGFKVFGEIARVGEMIKALVVPGKSDFSRSEIDDFTKFAGIYGAKGLAYIKILENEWQSPITKFLSDAEKKQLQETLGLKTGDIVFFGAGKAKIVNDSLGNLREHIGKKIGLIDDTKYSFVWVVDFPLFDWDEEQKRPVAVHHPFTSPKFEQLSLLDSDPLKCQANAYDLVLNGTEVGGGSIRIHDFKIQEKVFDLLKIGKEEAREKFGFLLEALQYGAPPHGGIAFGLDRLIMLLTGCDNIRDVIAFPKTQKATDPMTEAPSPVDPKQLLELGIAMAKK, via the coding sequence ATGTCGGAATTCATCACCCAACTCAAACGAACCCACCACTGCAACCAGCTCGCGAAAACCGATGTCGGCAAAAAAGTGGTGCTGATGGGGTGGGTGGACACGCGGCGCGATCACGGCGGGTTGATTTTTGTCGATCTTCGCGACCGCGAAGGGCTTACCCAGATTGTCTTTAATCCGCAGGTTGACGCCAAAACGCATGAGCTTGGAGGGGAACTCCGGACGGAATATTGTCTGGCCATCAGCGGGGAGGTCCGGGCAAGGCCGGACGGGATGGCGAATCCGAAACTGAAGACCGGAGAGATTGAGGTTGTTGTGGAAGAATTTGAAATCCTGAACCGCTCCAAAACGCCGCCGTTCGTGCTGGAAGACGAGATCAACGTCAACGAAGAGACGCGGCTGAAATACCGCTACCTCGACCTGCGCCGCACTGCCCTCAAGAACAACATTATTCTCCGCTCCCGCGTCTCGCAGATTGTGCGGGAATATCTGGCGCAAAACGGTTTTCTCGAAATCGAGACGCCGTTTTTGACAAAATCCACGCCCGAAGGGGCGCGCGACTATCTGGTGCCCTCGCGGATTCATCACGGCCATTTCTACGCGCTTCCCCAGTCGCCGCAGTTGTTCAAGCAGATTTTGATGGTCTCCGGCTTTGAGCGCTACTTTCAGATTGTCCGTTGTTTTCGTGACGAGGATCTTCGCGCCGACCGCCAGCCGGAGTTCACGCAGATCGATCTCGAGGCCTCTTTTTTGAGCCGGGATGATTTTCTTTCCATCATGGAGGGGCTTATTGCAAATGTCTGGAAAAAGGTTTTGAACGTCGAAATTCCTCTCCCCATCCCCCGACTTTCCTATGACGAATGTATGGAACGCTACGGGCTTGATGCCCCCGACACCCGGTTTGGGATCGAGCTCAAAACGGTCACCCCCATTTTTCAAAATTCAGGGTTCAAGGTTTTTGGCGAGATTGCCCGTGTGGGCGAAATGATCAAGGCTCTGGTGGTTCCGGGAAAATCCGATTTCAGCCGAAGCGAGATCGACGATTTCACGAAATTTGCCGGCATCTACGGCGCCAAGGGGCTGGCATATATTAAAATTTTGGAAAATGAATGGCAGTCGCCGATCACGAAATTTCTCTCCGACGCCGAGAAAAAACAGTTACAGGAAACACTCGGTCTTAAAACCGGTGATATTGTGTTCTTTGGCGCCGGCAAGGCCAAAATTGTCAACGACTCTCTGGGGAATCTTCGGGAACATATCGGTAAAAAAATCGGATTGATCGATGACACCAAATATAGTTTTGTCTGGGTGGTCGATTTTCCCTTGTTCGACTGGGATGAAGAGCAAAAGAGACCGGTTGCCGTTCATCATCCCTTTACATCGCCAAAATTTGAGCAACTCTCTCTCTTGGATTCCGACCCGCTCAAGTGTCAGGCAAACGCCTACGATCTCGTCTTAAACGGCACCGAGGTGGGAGGAGGCTCGATCCGTATCCACGATTTTAAGATTCAGGAAAAGGTTTTTGATCTGCTCAAAATCGGAAAGGAAGAGGCCCGCGAAAAGTTCGGCTTTTTGCTCGAGGCCCTTCAGTACGGCGCGCCTCCCCACGGAGGGATCGCCTTCGGGCTTGACCGCCTCATCATGCTTTTAACCGGGTGCGATAACATCCGCGACGTGATTGCCTTTCCCAAGACGCAAAAGGCCACCGACCCGATGACAGAGGCCCCGTCGCCGGTGGACCCAAAACAGCTTTTAGAGCTGGGAATTGCGATGGCGAAGAAATAG
- a CDS encoding agmatine deiminase family protein: protein MKTPQQSDYRMPAEWELHEATWLSWPHNIETWPGKMEPIPGVWVEMIRHLTTGEKIHLNVNDEKMEKEAQGLLKKADVDLKKVIFHRIVTDDCWMRDCGPIFVVKNPPQSPFFKGGGNQSPPLAKGGEGGFDKESLAITNWKFNKWGGKYPPWELDNAVPEKIEKELDIPAFKIDMVLEGGSIDVNGKGTLLTTEQCLLNKNRNPHLIKDQIEQYLKDCLGISHVLWLGDGITGDDTDGHIDDIARFVNPTTVVTAVEENPHDENYKILQDNLKRLQRMKDQNGNPLKIIPLPMPGAVYYEGQRLPASYANFYIANKVVLLPTYHHANDDRARAILQDFFPDRKVVGINATDFVWGLGAFHCVTQQQPAI, encoded by the coding sequence ATGAAAACTCCTCAACAATCCGACTACCGCATGCCCGCCGAATGGGAACTGCACGAGGCCACATGGCTTAGTTGGCCCCACAACATTGAAACCTGGCCCGGCAAGATGGAGCCGATTCCCGGCGTATGGGTCGAGATGATCCGTCACCTCACCACCGGCGAAAAAATTCATCTTAATGTGAACGACGAAAAAATGGAGAAAGAGGCGCAGGGTCTCCTCAAAAAGGCCGATGTGGATCTGAAAAAAGTGATTTTTCACCGGATTGTGACGGATGACTGCTGGATGCGGGACTGTGGTCCGATATTTGTCGTGAAAAATCCCCCTCAATCCCCCTTTTTCAAAGGGGGAGGAAACCAATCCCCCCCTTTAGCAAAGGGGGGTGAGGGGGGATTTGATAAAGAGTCGTTAGCTATTACCAACTGGAAATTCAACAAATGGGGGGGCAAATATCCGCCGTGGGAGCTGGATAACGCGGTGCCTGAAAAAATCGAAAAGGAACTCGATATTCCGGCGTTCAAAATCGACATGGTGCTGGAGGGGGGTTCCATTGACGTCAATGGAAAAGGAACGCTCCTGACAACCGAACAATGTCTGTTGAATAAAAACCGGAATCCACATCTGATAAAGGATCAGATCGAGCAATATTTAAAGGATTGCCTGGGAATCTCCCATGTCCTCTGGCTCGGCGACGGCATTACGGGAGACGATACCGACGGGCATATCGACGACATTGCCCGGTTTGTGAATCCCACGACTGTGGTCACGGCTGTTGAAGAAAATCCACATGATGAAAATTACAAAATTCTTCAGGATAATTTAAAGAGGCTTCAACGGATGAAGGATCAGAACGGCAATCCCTTGAAAATTATCCCCCTCCCCATGCCCGGGGCCGTGTATTATGAGGGCCAGCGCCTTCCCGCCAGCTACGCAAATTTCTACATTGCCAACAAAGTGGTTTTGCTTCCCACCTATCATCATGCCAACGACGATCGGGCACGGGCGATTTTGCAGGATTTTTTTCCGGATCGAAAGGTGGTCGGCATCAACGCCACGGATTTTGTCTGGGGCCTTGGGGCCTTTCACTGCGTGACTCAACAGCAACCGGCCATTTAA
- a CDS encoding prolipoprotein diacylglyceryl transferase, with amino-acid sequence MLPFLIHTKNITIPTFFFMVMAASLAATFYVYYQAPKKGLSQVVILDLAMVGTIVGIIGARLFHVFVEAPDYYWEHQTYVFHFWRGGFVGYGVFIGILLGVIGYLKIRKLPLLKYCDLVALGCPLIVFFVRIGCLGAGCCYGTPTDFFIHLTFNNPASDGGRDFPGVALHATQIYDMANAVVTFMVVHWVDKRKKFQGQVMLTFFMTYAFFRFWIEFLRGDEDRGVYFGGVVSTSQITGAIFIIIGLFLWRRWKKKYSIEP; translated from the coding sequence ATGCTTCCGTTTCTCATTCACACTAAAAACATCACCATCCCCACCTTTTTCTTCATGGTGATGGCGGCCTCCCTGGCGGCCACTTTTTATGTTTATTATCAGGCCCCCAAAAAGGGCCTCTCGCAGGTGGTGATCCTCGATCTGGCGATGGTCGGCACTATTGTCGGCATTATCGGCGCGCGGCTTTTCCATGTGTTTGTCGAGGCGCCCGATTATTACTGGGAGCATCAAACCTATGTGTTCCATTTCTGGCGGGGGGGATTTGTCGGCTACGGCGTTTTTATCGGCATCCTTTTGGGGGTGATCGGGTACTTGAAAATCCGGAAACTCCCGCTCCTGAAATACTGCGACTTGGTGGCTCTCGGATGTCCGCTCATTGTCTTTTTTGTCCGGATCGGCTGTCTGGGGGCCGGTTGCTGTTATGGAACACCCACCGACTTTTTTATTCATCTGACTTTTAACAATCCCGCCTCCGACGGAGGACGCGACTTTCCGGGAGTCGCCCTTCATGCCACGCAGATCTACGATATGGCGAATGCCGTTGTCACCTTTATGGTTGTTCACTGGGTGGATAAACGAAAAAAATTTCAGGGACAGGTGATGCTCACATTTTTCATGACTTACGCCTTTTTCCGCTTTTGGATTGAATTTTTACGTGGCGACGAAGATCGCGGCGTCTACTTCGGCGGCGTCGTCTCCACGTCGCAAATTACAGGGGCGATTTTCATTATCATCGGCCTCTTTCTCTGGCGGCGTTGGAAGAAAAAATATTCCATTGAACCGTAA
- the lspA gene encoding signal peptidase II, giving the protein MRRRLTIIAVISPLIFALDQFTKELIVRNIPLGGKVTIWPNLFDLVYFQNRGAAFGILSGWDSSFRDIFFYCISVLALFFLFYYLKKLPPGDRVSPIPVALIFGGALGNVFDRIFRGSVVDFLSFHWNNKVIDWRIFGLSVHFDLVWPAFNAADSAITVGVFWLLILMAIHQRREHRQMSKFKVQSSKK; this is encoded by the coding sequence ATGAGGCGCCGATTGACAATCATCGCCGTCATTTCCCCCCTTATCTTCGCGCTCGACCAGTTTACCAAGGAGTTGATCGTCCGGAATATCCCTCTGGGGGGGAAAGTAACCATCTGGCCCAACCTTTTTGATCTCGTCTATTTTCAAAACCGGGGAGCCGCCTTCGGCATCCTTTCCGGCTGGGATTCTTCATTTCGGGACATCTTCTTTTATTGCATCTCCGTTCTTGCGCTCTTCTTTCTCTTTTATTACCTGAAAAAACTCCCGCCGGGAGACAGGGTTTCTCCCATCCCTGTCGCCCTCATCTTCGGGGGGGCGCTGGGGAATGTCTTCGACCGGATTTTTCGCGGATCGGTCGTTGATTTTCTTTCTTTTCACTGGAATAATAAGGTGATTGACTGGCGGATATTCGGTCTGTCGGTCCATTTCGATCTGGTCTGGCCGGCCTTCAACGCCGCCGACAGCGCCATCACGGTGGGGGTTTTCTGGCTGTTGATTTTGATGGCGATACACCAGAGGAGGGAACACAGACAAATGTCAAAGTTCAAAGTTCAAAGTTCAAAGAAATGA
- a CDS encoding nodulation protein NfeD — MPAIFRAIFIFLASCFLLPASAGATPQIIHYTLDDTIHGGTVEILERIFDKAKKENAEAILIQMDTPGGLLDATEEIVKLFLNSQNPVIVYVAPSGAKAGSAGTFITLAAHIAAMAPGTYIGAAHPVEMFGGGEENEQQKIMKKKIESATTSFIEAIAEQRGRNVEWARKAVLESETLTQDKALKNRVIDIVAPSKEELLKVLHGRKVKLPDGEKTLNTQNAVLVPYEPGLKLRFLNTVASPTMIYLLILAMIAGIYLEISHPGSILPGAAAGACLVLLLIATRTLPVNALGILLMGTALVLLIVEIYVVSYGLLTVGAIACFFIGSLFLFDPVETDVQVPLPFIIGSTGALAAIAGVIGYSVVRTLGRKQASGRESMIGARGTVEESVGPEGPGKIFVQGEYWNAVSDVPIEKGASVEIVEMRGLSVVVKKSG; from the coding sequence ATGCCTGCCATTTTTCGCGCCATTTTTATTTTTCTCGCTTCCTGTTTCCTGCTTCCTGCTTCGGCCGGAGCAACACCGCAAATAATCCACTACACCCTGGACGACACCATCCATGGCGGGACTGTTGAGATTCTCGAACGCATTTTCGACAAGGCGAAAAAGGAAAATGCCGAGGCGATCTTAATTCAAATGGACACGCCGGGAGGCCTTCTCGATGCGACGGAGGAGATCGTCAAACTCTTTCTCAACTCACAAAATCCCGTCATCGTCTATGTCGCCCCCAGCGGGGCCAAAGCAGGCTCGGCGGGCACCTTTATCACGCTGGCCGCCCATATCGCCGCCATGGCGCCCGGCACCTACATCGGGGCGGCCCATCCGGTGGAAATGTTCGGCGGCGGCGAGGAAAATGAACAGCAAAAGATCATGAAGAAAAAAATCGAATCGGCCACCACGAGCTTTATCGAGGCGATTGCCGAACAGAGGGGGCGAAACGTCGAATGGGCCAGAAAGGCGGTGCTGGAGAGCGAGACGCTCACGCAGGACAAGGCGTTAAAAAACCGGGTGATCGATATCGTGGCTCCATCGAAAGAGGAACTGCTTAAAGTCCTGCACGGCAGGAAAGTGAAATTGCCCGACGGGGAAAAAACACTCAATACGCAAAATGCCGTCTTGGTTCCCTATGAACCCGGCCTCAAACTCCGCTTTCTGAACACGGTCGCCTCGCCGACCATGATCTATCTTTTGATTCTCGCCATGATCGCCGGCATCTATCTTGAAATCTCCCATCCGGGAAGCATCCTGCCGGGGGCGGCGGCCGGAGCCTGTCTCGTCCTCCTTCTCATCGCGACGCGGACTCTTCCCGTAAACGCCCTGGGCATCCTTTTGATGGGCACTGCGCTTGTCCTGCTGATTGTCGAGATTTACGTCGTCAGCTACGGCCTTTTGACGGTGGGGGCCATCGCCTGTTTTTTTATCGGTTCGCTTTTTCTCTTCGATCCGGTGGAGACCGATGTGCAGGTCCCTCTCCCGTTTATTATCGGAAGCACCGGGGCGCTGGCCGCCATTGCGGGGGTGATCGGCTATTCGGTGGTTCGAACCCTTGGCCGAAAACAGGCCTCCGGCCGCGAATCGATGATCGGCGCAAGAGGGACGGTGGAAGAATCGGTTGGCCCCGAAGGGCCGGGAAAGATTTTTGTTCAGGGGGAGTATTGGAACGCGGTGTCGGATGTCCCCATCGAAAAAGGGGCATCTGTTGAAATTGTGGAGATGAGAGGGTTGTCGGTTGTTGTTAAAAAAAGCGGTTAA
- a CDS encoding carbon-nitrogen hydrolase, whose amino-acid sequence MKVNVALIQMTHVETSAQNLEKAIGRIREAAGQGARIVSVSELFLSKYFCQTNDRRFFSLAETIPGPNTGAFSKLAKELGIVIVGSFFEKDGKDHYNTAVVFDADGSVLGKYRKLHIPDDPGHHYSELFYFKPGNLGLPVFKTHYGTIGVSVCWDQWYPENARVLAEKGAQIIFYPTAIGWPVSEKGKDVAKTEFDAWVTIQRSHAIANGVFIAAANRTGLEQNLDFWGGSFVSDPFGKVLQQAGHDREEIILSACDLSRIQEVRESWPFLDCRRMKIAEPK is encoded by the coding sequence ATGAAAGTCAATGTCGCCCTCATCCAGATGACCCATGTGGAGACCTCTGCTCAAAATCTCGAAAAAGCAATCGGCAGAATCCGTGAGGCCGCGGGTCAAGGGGCGCGGATTGTTTCTGTCTCGGAGCTTTTTCTCTCCAAATATTTCTGCCAAACCAATGATCGCCGGTTTTTTTCTCTGGCCGAAACAATTCCCGGACCGAACACCGGGGCTTTTTCAAAACTGGCCAAAGAGCTTGGTATCGTGATTGTCGGCTCGTTTTTCGAAAAAGACGGCAAAGACCATTACAACACCGCAGTTGTTTTTGACGCCGATGGGTCGGTTTTGGGAAAATACCGAAAGCTCCACATTCCGGACGATCCGGGGCATCATTACTCGGAACTCTTTTACTTTAAACCGGGGAATTTGGGCCTGCCGGTTTTTAAAACACATTACGGGACCATCGGCGTCTCGGTCTGCTGGGACCAGTGGTACCCGGAAAATGCACGCGTCCTGGCCGAAAAGGGGGCGCAGATTATCTTCTATCCGACCGCCATCGGCTGGCCGGTGAGTGAAAAAGGGAAGGATGTGGCTAAAACCGAGTTCGATGCCTGGGTGACCATCCAGCGTTCCCACGCCATCGCGAACGGCGTCTTTATCGCCGCGGCCAATCGCACCGGCTTGGAGCAAAACCTCGATTTTTGGGGGGGGTCGTTTGTCTCCGATCCGTTCGGCAAAGTTTTGCAACAGGCCGGGCATGATCGGGAGGAAATTATTCTTTCAGCCTGTGACCTTTCGCGTATTCAAGAGGTTCGTGAGTCATGGCCCTTTCTCGATTGCCGGCGGATGAAAATAGCCGAACCGAAATGA
- a CDS encoding CPBP family intramembrane metalloprotease gives MNRKSLITETCIAWAVVITACHLAWRLQGVAWIAENTSLVSAVFLLYTPLVIYYRKKGKIAFLDASLSGFGKSVVIFLIFSAIIFPLAAVGNHFYQRIFFSFGYHPGLFPKPAKWALFQLLLVALPEEFFFRGYFLERMNEIFGKRWRLLGASVGGGLFVTSLVFALSHSLIHVQWWHIFIFFPALAFGWLKEKTGTITAPILFHTTANAFSYWVALHYF, from the coding sequence TTGAACCGTAAATCGCTCATCACCGAAACCTGCATTGCCTGGGCCGTCGTGATTACAGCTTGCCATCTGGCCTGGCGCCTTCAGGGGGTTGCCTGGATCGCCGAAAATACCTCGCTGGTCTCGGCCGTCTTTCTCCTCTACACGCCGCTTGTCATCTACTATCGCAAAAAAGGAAAAATCGCCTTCCTTGATGCTTCATTATCCGGTTTCGGCAAATCGGTTGTGATCTTTCTGATTTTTTCGGCGATTATTTTTCCGTTGGCCGCTGTCGGGAATCATTTTTACCAGCGGATTTTTTTCTCCTTCGGCTACCACCCCGGCCTCTTTCCCAAACCGGCAAAATGGGCCCTTTTTCAGCTCTTGCTTGTGGCCCTGCCGGAGGAGTTTTTCTTCCGCGGCTATTTTTTGGAACGGATGAACGAAATTTTCGGCAAGCGATGGCGTCTGTTGGGGGCCTCCGTCGGAGGGGGCCTGTTTGTCACGTCGCTTGTTTTTGCACTTTCGCACAGCCTGATCCATGTTCAGTGGTGGCATATCTTCATTTTCTTTCCTGCCCTGGCCTTTGGATGGCTGAAGGAAAAAACCGGGACCATTACGGCGCCGATTCTCTTTCACACCACGGCAAATGCCTTCTCGTATTGGGTGGCCCTGCATTATTTTTAA